The Garciella nitratireducens DSM 15102 region ATGACTTAGCAATGAGATTAGGGAAAAGCAGATCTGTTATTGCAAATACTTTAAGACTCTTAACTCTTTCTAATGAGATTCAAGAACTTATAAAAGAGGATAAACTTTCTCCAGGTCATGGACGAGCTTTACTATCAATAAAAGATAAAGATGTTAGAAATATATTAGCAAAAAAAGTAATAGAAGAAAAACTTTCGGTGCGAGATTTAGAAAAATTAACAAAGAATTTAAAAAATAAAAATCAAAAGAAAAGAAAAGAGCAACAAAAACAAAAGATTATAAAATCACCTATTATTTTAGAATTAGAAGAAAATCTTCAAAAGATACTTGGAACCAAGGTGAATATTATAAATAAAAATAAAAAAGGAAAAATAGAAATTGAATATTATTCAAATGAAGATTTAGAGAGGATTCTAGAAATTATTACGTCATAAAGGTTAAGTTACATTTAAAAAATCTAATAAAAATTTAATAAAAATAAAAATCTTTTTTTATATTGTATCAGGCACCCTTTAATTCTCAATAAGAAGATTTTATTTTATTATTTGTTTTAGATTAGATTTTAAAATTGTTTCACATGAAACAATTTTGACAGTAATGATTTTTAAGAATAAACTTTCAAAGATGATTGTATATATAATAGAAGTTGCAGGATCATGTTTTGATGGTTTCTTTCATTCTAGATTTTAGTAAAAAATTAAAATAATAAGTATTTTGATCAAATATAGGATTTTATGAGGTGCTTTATGTATAAAAAAGTAATTTTAGTTCATGGCTTTTTCAAGACTAACAGAGATATGATGGATTTAAAAAAAAACTTAGAAAAATTAGGATATCAAGGGATTGCCTTAAATTTGCCCTTAACTTTTCATGAAATTCAATATGGAGCAAAGTGCTTTGAAAACAAGATGGATAAAATTTTAAACAATCTTTCTAAAGAAGAAAAAGTTAGTTTAGTAGGACACAGCACAGGGGGGCTTATTATACGAACATTTTTATCTAATACTAAACAGATAAATAAAATTCATAGAGCGATATTAATTAGTACTCCCAATGAGGGATGCCAATTAGCAGAATTGGCAGATAAAAAATTTCCTATGATGACTTCTATTTTTAAAACTTTAAAAACCTTAACTCCTGAAAATGTAGAAAAATTAAATATAAATCATAGAAAGGAAGTGGAAATAGGAGTAATCGCTGGGAATAAGAGTGATTTACTTCTTAGAAAATTGATTAAGGGAGAAAATGATGGAAGAGTAGAATTATATTCTACTCAATATGCAAACAGCATAGATTCTATAGTTCTTCCTTTAAATCATAATGAAATACATCATCAATTTTTAGTTGCACAATTAATAGATGAATTTTTACGGACTGGGAAATTTTCAAAGTAATAACTATTTTTGTTTGTTTAAATAGCTATGGAGTATAAATAGATGGATAAAAAAGGATCAAAAATTGGAATGACTTTAATAATATGATAAAATAAAATTATAGTAGATCTTCTTATCATAGAAAGGGTGACAACATGAAGAAAAAAAAGAAAGAAAATTGTATTATAAAAAGTGTAATAATAGGAAATTTTGGGCATATAGTTTTGTCTTTTATTACGGGAATAATTATACATATCATGGCTAATTTTGAATCCCTATCTTTTTATGAGGGATTTAAAAATGCTATTTTATTTATTTTATTTATTTTAACATTGGGATTTTGGTTTTACATGGGAATATTATCTACTAAATATGATAGAGAAGATATTTATAAAACAGGAATAATTACAGCCATTATTTCTATTTTACCAGCAGCATTTTTTACTATAATTTCTAGTGTTTTTTCAATATATTTAAGAAATGCAGATGGATTAACAATATGGAATGCTTTTTATATTTTTGGAGGACCTACTTT contains the following coding sequences:
- a CDS encoding ParB/RepB/Spo0J family partition protein: MVAKRGLGKGLSALIPETAEREEKENSIEIDIMQIQPNQYQPRKDFDQEKLQELACSIEEHGIIQPIVVTPMEKGYQIIVGERRWRAAHMCGLKTIPAIIKEFSEQEIMEIALIENLQREDLNIIEQAKAYKQLIDEFSLTQDDLAMRLGKSRSVIANTLRLLTLSNEIQELIKEDKLSPGHGRALLSIKDKDVRNILAKKVIEEKLSVRDLEKLTKNLKNKNQKKRKEQQKQKIIKSPIILELEENLQKILGTKVNIINKNKKGKIEIEYYSNEDLERILEIITS
- a CDS encoding alpha/beta fold hydrolase, which translates into the protein MYKKVILVHGFFKTNRDMMDLKKNLEKLGYQGIALNLPLTFHEIQYGAKCFENKMDKILNNLSKEEKVSLVGHSTGGLIIRTFLSNTKQINKIHRAILISTPNEGCQLAELADKKFPMMTSIFKTLKTLTPENVEKLNINHRKEVEIGVIAGNKSDLLLRKLIKGENDGRVELYSTQYANSIDSIVLPLNHNEIHHQFLVAQLIDEFLRTGKFSK